Proteins co-encoded in one Papaver somniferum cultivar HN1 chromosome 5, ASM357369v1, whole genome shotgun sequence genomic window:
- the LOC113284095 gene encoding molybdopterin synthase catalytic subunit-like codes for MDSENQKTLVEILEADIKVDIAKYINFVSNPQSGAIATFSGTTRDTFEGKTVVELRYEAYVPMAERQIKSICSSARSSWSLEAIAVAHRLGSVPVGETSVFVAISSVHRDDALDACKYVIDELKASVPIFKKEVYSNGEVWKENREFLERKDEYSSGISAAGGRVCCGSKVKEVPAAKEKKSCCVNKTKVRDEEAECTS; via the coding sequence ATGGATAGTGAAAATCAGAAAACTTTGGTAGAAATTTTGGAGGCGGACATTAAGGTTGACATTGCGAAATATATAAATTTTGTTAGTAACCCTCAATCAGGTGCAATAGCAACCTTTTCTGGTACCACGCGTGATACTTTCGAAGGGAAAACTGTTGTGGAACTGCGGTATGAAGCTTATGTACCAATGGCTGAACGTCAAATCAAGTCTATTTGTTCTTCGGCTCGATCGTCATGGAGTTTGGAAGCGATTGCTGTTGCTCATCGTCTTGGGTCAGTGCCTGTAGGGGAGACTAGTGTCTTTGTTGCTATCTCGTCAGTTCATAGGGATGATGCTTTGGATGCGTGTAAGTATGTAATTGATGAGCTCAAGGCTTCGGTTCCTATATTTAAGAAGGAGGTTTATTCAAATGGAGAAGTTTGGAAGGAGAATCGGGAGTTTTTGGAGAGGAAGGACGAGTACAGCAGTGGTATTAGTGCGGCAGGGGGTAGAGTTTGTTGTGGGAGCAAGGTTAAAGAAGTGCCAGCTGCAAAGGAAAAAAAGAGTTGTTGTGTTAATAAGACTAAGGTAAGAGATGAGGAAGCAGAATGTACTAGTTAG